The proteins below come from a single Bactrocera tryoni isolate S06 unplaced genomic scaffold, CSIRO_BtryS06_freeze2 scaffold_25, whole genome shotgun sequence genomic window:
- the LOC120780346 gene encoding uncharacterized protein LOC120780346 — MSDKKMTSYSCHISWHKSPYYCKFHNTLLISSFLSQSNMDVNMASSSTPTMRSAVSAPRSEAGPIAAHRTNTAPAAPRTTTGSTATTAPRQSTPAVPADLQPIRCPLCRRPHRLSHCGIFKGMPPMQRQQVAQAHGYCLNCLATSHATQEYPSQNRCQICVRAHHTLLHRATRRPPALRTSGNVRRSQRTPVTAYRRRGHAQVESRSWRQNRTTSTRRHPLRPQSRRSTGLSSVVATLQQLQRLLG, encoded by the coding sequence ATGTCTGATAAAAAAATGACATcctattcatgccacatatcgtggcacaaAAGTCcatattattgtaaatttcaCAATACTTTGCTAATATCATCATTTCTCTCACAGAGTAATATGGACGTGAATATGGCATCATCGTCAACGCCAACCATGCGTTCGGCAGTTTCCGCCCCTCGCTCTGAAGCTGGCCCAATAGCAGCACACCGGACCAACACTGCACCGGCAGCGCCTCGTACTACGACAGGCTCCACCGCGACAACGGCTCCGCGTCAAAGCACGCCAGCAGTACCAGCGGATCTGCAACCAATTCGTTGTCCACTATGCCGCCGCCCTCATCGACTATCGCACTGCGGTATATTCAAAGGCATGCCGCCGATGCAACGCCAGCAGGTGGCACAGGCGCACGGGTATTGCCTGAACTGTCTGGCAACTTCCCACGCAACTCAAGAGTACCCATCACAGAATCGTTGCCAAATCTGTGTGCGGGCTCATCATACGCTGTTGCACCGCGCTACCAGGCGACCACCGGCTCTTCGCACCAGCGGTAATGTCAGGCGTTCTCAAAGAACTCCTGTGACGGCTTACCGCCGGCGTGGACACGCTCAAGTAGAATCTCGTTCCTGGCGCCAAAACCGGACAACATCAACACGGCGCCATCCGCTTAGGCCGCAGTCTCG